The Mustela erminea isolate mMusErm1 chromosome 18, mMusErm1.Pri, whole genome shotgun sequence genome has a window encoding:
- the RNF222 gene encoding RING finger protein 222 yields MSEGESKDSSGSECPVCYEKFRDLEGASRTLSCGHVFCHDCLVKYLLSTRVDGQVQRTIVCPICRYVTFLSKKSSRWPSMLDRSSQTLAVPVGPPDTLGHTNPLAAAQQVWRPAPSQGAPLPLDLPPGLAREPQIFVISRHGMPLGEQDSVLPRRSLAELSEASPAPSSGRAFCCRSRALLLITLVAVVAVVAAILPWVLLVRKQA; encoded by the coding sequence ATGTCCGAAGGGGAGAGCAAGGACAGCTCCGGCAGCGAGTGCCCCGTGTGCTACGAGAAGTTCCGCGACCTGGAGGGCGCCAGCCGCACGCTGAGCTGCGGCCACGTGTTCTGCCACGACTGCCTGGTCAAGTACCTGCTCTCCACGCGCGTGGACGGCCAAGTGCAGAGAACCATCGTCTGCCCGATCTGTCGCTATGTCACCTTCCTCAGCAAGAAGAGCTCCCGCTGGCCCTCCATGCTGGACCGCAGCTCGCAGACCCTGGCCGTGCCCGTGGGCCCGCCCGACACCCTGGGCCACACGAACCCTCTGGCCGCCGCCCAGCAGGTGTGGAGGCCGGCCCCAAGCCAGGGCGCCCCGCTGCCCTTGGACCTGCCACCGGGCCTGGCCCGGGAGCCGCAGATCTTCGTCATCAGCCGTCATGGGATGCCCCTGGGGGAGCAGGACAGCGTACTGCCACGGCGCAGCCTGGCTGAGCTGTCCgaggcctccccagcccccagctccggCCGGGCCTTCTGCTGCCGCTCGCGGGCCCTGCTGCTCATCACGCTTGTCGCCGTGGTGGCCGTGGTGGCCGCCATCCTGCCCTGGGTGCTGTTGGTAAGGAAGCAGGCCTGA